Proteins from one Longimicrobium sp. genomic window:
- a CDS encoding DUF4337 domain-containing protein — translation MEATDAADLISEIREEMREERAEHASDDRFRNVTALVIAIMAVLLAIATLGGGNVGEDMVHNNIKASDTWSFYQAKNVRQTSYRLALDDLETMLALSPSLSPEARAQAEAKIAKYKETIARYDDEPDAAAPNDPLRGEGKKQLSAQARSYEQARERASEQDANFDYSGVLLQISIVMGSVAILANSRKVLWFAVVMAMTGTVLMVNGFYLFFHLPL, via the coding sequence ATGGAAGCCACCGATGCCGCGGATCTGATCAGCGAAATTCGCGAGGAGATGCGCGAGGAGCGCGCCGAGCACGCCTCGGACGACCGGTTCCGCAACGTGACGGCGCTGGTCATCGCCATCATGGCCGTGCTGCTGGCGATCGCGACGCTGGGCGGGGGCAACGTGGGCGAGGACATGGTCCACAACAACATCAAGGCGAGCGACACCTGGAGCTTCTACCAGGCCAAGAACGTGCGCCAGACCTCGTACCGCCTCGCGCTGGACGATCTGGAGACGATGCTGGCGCTGAGCCCGTCGCTCTCCCCCGAGGCGCGCGCGCAGGCTGAGGCCAAGATCGCGAAGTACAAGGAGACGATCGCGCGCTACGACGACGAGCCGGATGCCGCCGCGCCCAACGATCCGCTGCGTGGCGAGGGGAAGAAGCAGCTCTCCGCGCAGGCCCGCAGCTACGAGCAGGCCCGCGAGCGCGCCTCCGAGCAGGACGCCAACTTCGACTACTCGGGCGTCCTCCTGCAGATCTCCATCGTGATGGGATCGGTCGCCATCCTGGCCAACTCGCGCAAGGTGCTCTGGTTCGCGGTGGTCATGGCGATGACGGGCACGGTGCTGATGGTGAACGGCTTCTACCTGTTCTTCCACCTCCCGCTCTGA